The following are from one region of the Corylus avellana chromosome ca1, CavTom2PMs-1.0 genome:
- the LOC132161758 gene encoding uncharacterized protein LOC132161758: protein MKKKKSRREAVDGVLVKEDHNEPTIGEKLASLNLIQNDKSKSDDSKIDDAKSSEKQLESSSQLMQPPTADSVQVLLRQALRADDRALLLDCLYNRDEKVIAKSIALLNLADVLKLLQSLVSIIQLRGAILACALPWLKSVLLQHASGIISQESSLLALNSLFQLIESRVSAFESAIQLSSCLDMLYTGVVDDEVDKNTSTVPVIYEDKDESDEEISEDAMETDDEDSKDEEASDDEFDGVSDTEGSDGMID, encoded by the exons atgaagaagaagaaaa GTCGCAGAGAGGCAGTGGATGGAGTCCTTGTGAAGGAGGACCATAACGAGCCCACCATTGGAGAGAAGCTCGCGAGTCTAAATCTGATACAAAATGATAAGTCTAAGAGTGATGATTCCAAGATTGATGATGCCAAGAGCAGTGAGAAACAACTGGAGTCTTCTTCTCAGCTCATGCAGCCTCCGACTGCAGACTCAGTTCAGGTGCTGCTCAGGCAGGCGTTACGAGCAGATGATCGTGCACTTTTGTTGGATTGCTTGTACAACCGTGATGAGAAG GTTATTGCGAAGTCCATTGCATTGTTGAATCTGGCGGATGTTCTCAAGCTTTTGCAGTCGCTGGTATCGATTATTCAGTTGAG GGGTGCAATTTTGGCATGTGCGCTTCCATGGCTAAAAAGCGTACTTCTTCAACATGCAAGTGGAATAATTTCCCAGGAATCTTCTTTACTTGCCTTGAATTCTTTATTTCAG CTAATCGAGTCTAGAGTATCGGCTTTTGAATCAGCTATCCAACTATCTAGTTGCTTGGACATGCTTTACACAGGG GTTGTGGATGACGAGGTAGACAAAAATACCTCAACAGTACCAGTAATCTACGAGGACAAGGATGAAAGTGATGAAGAGATATCTGAAGATGCCATGGAAACTGATGACGAAGATAGCAAGGATGAGGAAGCATCAGATGATGAATTTGATGGTGTTAGTGACACTGAAGGAAGTGACGGCATGATCGATTGA
- the LOC132191050 gene encoding small ribosomal subunit protein eS24z-like, with protein MADSKAVTIRTRKFMTNRLLSRKQFVIDVLHPGRPNVSKAELKEKLSRMYEVKDPNSIFVFKFRTHFGGGKSTGFGLIYDSVENAKKYEPKYRLIRNGLDTKVEKSRKQLKERKNRAKKIRGVKKTKAGDAAKGGKKK; from the exons ATGGCGGACAGCAAGGCGGTGACTATTCGGACGAGGAAGTTCATGACCAACAGGCTCCTGTCCAGGAAGCAATTC GTCATTGACGTTTTGCATCCTGGGAGGCCCAATGTGTCTAAG GCTGAGCTGAAAGAGAAGCTGTCAAGGATGTACGAGGTGAAAGACCCCAATTCCATATTTGTTTTCAAGTTCCGTACTCATTTTGGTGGCGGGAAGTCCACTGGGTTCGGGTTGATTTATGATTCTGTTGAGAATGCGAAGAAGTACGAGCCCAAGTACCGGCTAATCAGG AATGGACTAGATACTAAGGTGGAAAAGTCAAGAAAGCAGttgaaggaaaggaaaaacagGGCCAAGAAAATCCGAGGCGTAAAGAAG ACTAAGGCTGGTGATGCTGCCAAGGGCGGGAAGAAGAAGTGA
- the LOC132180040 gene encoding probable serine/threonine-protein kinase WNK9, which yields MNGVSAVEPDYSEFVEVDPTGRYGRYNVILGKGASKTVYKAFDEYQGIEVAWNQVKLYDFLRSPEDLERLYCEIHLLKTLKHKNIMKFYTSWVDSANRHINFVTEMFTSGTLRQYRLKHKRVNIRAVKHWCRQILKGLLYLHGLNPPVIHRDLKCDNIFINGNQGEVKIGDLGLAAILRKSHAAHCVGTPEFMAPEVYEEEYNELVDIYSFGMCILEMVTFDYPYSECTHPAQIYKKVISGKKPEALYKVKDPEVRQFVEKCLATVSRRLPAKELLKDPFLQIDEYGSKLSSIEYQGDSDEVGPLLRQPHYEILNNNPSLMSGYDSNYHGYAPEIDLDYHPVEFESSELDLFSCQEDEHLGDVDITIKGRREDDGIFLRLRIADKEGRIRNIYFPFDIETDTAMSVAIEMVAELDITDQDVTKIADMIDGEIATLVPEWKRVLSMAESSHSTSASFCHNCVSNNHLLDYVSSNSPGVKNLQVLQCSKHGCAAIHGRFEEITYQVEESEQCVTDGAPKTSSQSGGIHFADIWAQQDELELISSGSREICCDEVNKPLDQSTFANERTIILDNQSESSARNSLSTNPSADCTILDDYDNEIRQELRWLKAKYQMQLRELRDQQLGVKMKWTPSSLSQKSDNLEHRKGEVSPPLGSPQIKRENIVPLLKSFPSWKQLTSDFPIGADKKCSSVADQMTGNSEAINGSFSPEKMFTANSFYTGALVLPNSLHRATSLPVDAVDV from the exons ATGAATGGTGTTTCAGCTGTCGAACCAGATTACTCTGAGTTTGTTGAAGTTGATCCTACTGGAAGATATGGAAGA TACAATGTAATTCTTGGCAAAGGAGCCTCAAAGACAGT TTATAAAGCTTTTGATGAGTATCAAGGGATTGAAGTAGCATGGAATCAGGTGAAGCTCTATGACTTCCTACGGAGTCCTGAAGACCTTGAAAGGCTGTACTGTGAAATCCATCTGCTCAAGACCCTTAAACACAAGAACATCATGAAGTTCTACACTTCTTGGGTTGATTCAGCTAACAGGCACATTAACTTTGTCACTGAGATGTTCACCTCTGGTACTCTCAGACA GTATAGGCTAAAGCACAAGAGAGTAAACATTCGAGCCGTGAAACATTGGTGCAGACAGATTTTGAAAGGGCTTCTCTATCTCCACGGCCTTAACCCCCCTGTTATCCACAGAGACCTCAAGTGCGACAACATTTTTATCAATGGGAACCAAGGGGAAGTCAAGATTGGTGATCTTGGCCTCGCAGCGATCCTTCGTAAATCTCATGCTGCTCACTGTGTCG GAACACCAGAGTTCATGGCACCAGAGGTGTATGAGGAGGAATATAATGAATTGGTTGACATATATTCTTTTGGAATGTGCATCTTGGAGATGGTCACCTTTGACTATCCTTACAGTGAATGCACCCACCCTGCTCAGATATATAAGAAAGTTATCTCT GGGAAAAAGCCAGAGGCTCTGTACAAAGTAAAAGATCCTGAGGTGCGACAGTTTGTTGAGAAATGCTTAGCAACTGTGTCCCGTAGGCTCCCTGCTAAGGAGCTTCTGAAGGACCCTTTTCTCCAAATCGATGAATATGGGTCCAAGTTAAGTTCAATAGAGTACCAAGGAGATAGTGATGAAGTAGGCCCTCTCCTAAGACAACCTCATTATGAAATTTTGAACAATAATCCCTCTTTGATGAGTGGGTACGACAGCAATTATCATGGTTATGCACCTGAAATTGATTTAGACTACCATCCAGTTGAATTTGAATCGAGTGAACTTGATCTCTTCTCTTGTCAAGAGGATGAGCATTTGGGAGATGTTGACATTACAAtcaaagggagaagagaagacgATGGCATCTTCTTAAGGCTCAGAATTGCAGATAAAGAAG GCCGTATTCGAAACATCTACTTCCCATTTGACATCGAGACTGACACAGCAATGAGCGTTGCAATAGAAATGGTGGCCGAACTTGATATTACTGACCAAGACGTGACAAAAATAGCAGATATGATTGATGGTGAAATTGCTACTTTGGTACCAGAGTGGAAGAGGGTGCTGAGCATGGCGGAAAGTTCACATAGCACAAGTGCAAGCTTTTGTCACAACTGTGTTTCAAATAATCACCTATTGGATTATGTATCATCAAATAGTCCAGGAGTCAAGAATCTGCAAGTTCTTCAGTGTTCCAAACATGGATGTGCTGCCATCCATGGGCGTTTCGAAGAGATAACGTACCAAGTTGAAGAGTCAGAACAATGTGTAACAGATGGTGCACCAAAGACATCAAGCCAATCTGGTGGCATCCATTTTGCTGATATTTGGGCTCAGCAAGACGAACTAGAATTGATTTCATCTGGGTCAAGGGAGATCTGCTGCGATGAAGTGAATAAGCCATTGGACCAATCAACCTTTGCAAACGAGAGAACTATAATTTTGGATAATCAAAGTGAATCCAGTGCAAGAAACTCTCTCTCCACAAATCCTTCAGCAGACTGTACTATCTTGGATGATTATGATAATGAGATTAGGCAAGAATTAAGATGGCTCAAAGCGAAGTATCAAATGCAGTTGAGGGAGCTCAGAGACCAACAACTAGGAGTGAAAATGAAATGGACACCTTCGAGCTTGTCTCAAAAGTCTGACAACTTAGAGCACAGAAAAGGCGAAGTTTCACCGCCTTTGGGCTCACCCcagataaagagagagaacatTGTACCTCTCCTGAAATCTTTTCCCTCTTGGAAACAATTAACTTCAGATTTTCCCATTGGTGCTGATAAGAAATGCTCCAGTGTGGCAGACCAAATGACTGGAAATTCTGAGGCAATCAATGGCTCTTTCAGTCCTGAGAAGATGTTTACTGCCAATAGTTTCTATACTGGAGCTTTGGTTCTTCCAAACTCTCTGCATAGGGCAACTTCTCTTCCAGTTGATGCTGTTGATGTTTAA